From the Ruania alkalisoli genome, one window contains:
- a CDS encoding DUF4255 domain-containing protein, translating to MLISAVEDGIENLLRAALPLEREHGDISFEAPNSTWSATVNRLTVNLFLYGVGRSAQPPMMQPDRRDSSGRVARRFALPMVELSFLVSAWAGSARDEHELLSDVLTRALTYPTIPAEHLSLSLDSTVQLAVANDEKNRPRDVWGGLGGNLKASFVLIATVAADAYPWQDAAPVVDRVAPAVLPRPGAP from the coding sequence GTGCTGATTTCTGCTGTCGAGGACGGCATCGAGAACCTGCTGCGCGCCGCCCTCCCGCTGGAACGTGAGCACGGCGACATCTCCTTCGAGGCCCCGAACAGCACCTGGTCGGCCACGGTCAACCGACTCACCGTGAATCTGTTCCTGTACGGGGTGGGCCGGTCCGCCCAGCCCCCGATGATGCAGCCGGATCGGCGGGACTCCTCCGGTCGGGTGGCCCGTAGGTTCGCGTTGCCGATGGTCGAACTGTCGTTCCTCGTGAGCGCATGGGCCGGCTCGGCACGCGACGAGCACGAGCTGCTCAGCGATGTGCTCACCCGGGCACTGACCTATCCGACCATCCCTGCCGAGCATCTGAGCCTCTCCCTGGACTCCACCGTCCAGCTCGCCGTGGCCAACGACGAGAAGAACCGGCCCCGTGACGTCTGGGGCGGCCTGGGCGGGAATCTGAAGGCATCGTTCGTGCTGATCGCCACCGTCGCAGCGGACGCCTACCCCTGGCAGGACGCCGCACCGGTGGTCGACCGGGTGGCGCCCGCCGTGCTTCCGAGGCCCGGGGCGCCATGA
- a CDS encoding carboxypeptidase-like regulatory domain-containing protein: MHVDITPRRVTAVPGMPSEFLVTITNTSEVIGGYSLRALGVDPEWVTCDEPEPRLFPGESTTAQLTLRLPDRSPAGDRAVAIQVTDLGDPSRICVEEAVVEVAPAPHARIDLDPATVTAGRSAGYSCTVSNEGNTVQLLRLEALDPEDRTTFDFHPSEVRLGPGTSTTVDLRAKARRPFLGDAALRPFTVRASGPGLPDADHVPAAAGMFVQRPRLSRAALGLIGLIAAITVFATVITIALSSIAAQSAADRDLALQVAQAREQEPEAGRAEVTGSVVEISTGATAPGVSVELFPAEDASTPLLSTATDDEGQFSLTQLPAGDFLLRVRGAGFAEVWYPTAGTAADATPLTLAEGGSIEDLLVIVGGVPAQVAGTVNGEDVSGASLRVELPLDEEPLEGEVEPAADEPPADGTGGGALVRSVPISEDGTFEVADLPSPAVYDLVVSKPGFATSVQRIDLAAGERRDDIALSLTLGDGSITGAIEGPDGPISGATVVATSGQTRVETVSLTEGETGGFVLRELPTPGTYAIEVSATGYAPASLTVTLTAGQQFTGVDVVLGPDHGTLAGTVTLEGEGAGGVLVTVSDGATTLQTVSRSTAPTGAWELAGVPLPGDYTVTFARQGLESRVLSVSVDEFGVVTSQASATSIDVAMRSATASLSGLVRQTRGGAAAQPVGNVVVTVSSGAADRVVTTASVPAADVGRYRIENLPPGTYTVTFARSGTRTTSEIIELDAAQHRTLDPVLVAPARIGGTVSTSAGPVVDGSVMLFRANEYGTSAPPVAQTRTDSAGRFVIEDVAAPEHYVVEARTSTGSVVGTSPPFTLEASEDRTVDISGTTESGGGTS; encoded by the coding sequence ATGCACGTCGACATCACACCGCGGCGCGTGACGGCGGTCCCCGGGATGCCCAGCGAGTTCCTGGTCACGATCACCAACACCAGCGAGGTCATCGGCGGGTATTCGCTACGCGCTCTCGGAGTGGACCCGGAGTGGGTCACCTGCGACGAACCGGAACCACGCCTGTTCCCCGGCGAATCCACGACGGCGCAGCTCACCTTGCGTTTGCCCGACCGCTCTCCCGCGGGCGACCGGGCGGTCGCCATCCAGGTCACCGACCTGGGTGACCCCTCCCGCATCTGCGTGGAGGAGGCGGTGGTCGAGGTCGCCCCCGCGCCGCACGCACGGATCGATCTCGACCCTGCGACCGTCACCGCAGGCCGGTCGGCCGGGTACAGCTGCACCGTCTCGAACGAGGGCAACACGGTGCAGTTACTCCGGCTGGAAGCGCTCGACCCGGAGGACCGCACCACCTTCGACTTCCATCCCAGCGAGGTGAGGCTGGGACCCGGAACCAGTACCACGGTGGACCTGAGGGCGAAGGCGCGGCGGCCGTTCCTGGGAGATGCGGCGCTACGCCCGTTCACTGTGCGGGCCAGCGGTCCGGGGCTGCCCGACGCCGACCACGTTCCGGCTGCCGCGGGCATGTTCGTGCAACGGCCCCGGCTCTCCCGGGCAGCCCTCGGCCTCATCGGTTTGATCGCGGCCATCACCGTGTTCGCGACGGTGATCACGATCGCACTCAGTTCGATCGCGGCACAGTCAGCCGCCGACCGTGACCTCGCACTGCAGGTCGCTCAGGCGCGTGAGCAGGAACCCGAGGCGGGCCGGGCCGAGGTCACCGGTTCCGTCGTGGAGATCAGCACGGGAGCCACGGCACCCGGGGTGTCGGTCGAGCTGTTCCCGGCAGAGGACGCCAGCACCCCGTTGTTGTCCACCGCCACCGACGACGAGGGGCAGTTCAGCCTGACCCAGCTGCCGGCCGGCGACTTCCTGCTGCGGGTCCGAGGCGCCGGCTTCGCCGAGGTCTGGTACCCGACGGCGGGGACGGCTGCCGATGCGACCCCGCTCACCCTGGCCGAGGGTGGTTCGATCGAAGATCTCCTGGTGATCGTCGGTGGCGTTCCGGCGCAGGTCGCTGGAACAGTCAACGGCGAGGATGTCAGCGGTGCGTCGTTGCGGGTGGAGCTGCCGCTGGACGAGGAACCGTTGGAGGGTGAGGTCGAGCCGGCCGCCGATGAGCCTCCGGCCGACGGCACCGGCGGCGGCGCCCTGGTGCGCAGCGTCCCGATCAGCGAGGACGGCACATTCGAGGTCGCCGACCTCCCCTCCCCTGCGGTCTACGACCTGGTCGTGAGCAAACCGGGATTTGCGACCTCCGTCCAGCGCATCGACCTCGCGGCCGGTGAACGCCGTGACGACATCGCTCTCAGTCTGACGCTGGGTGATGGCTCGATCACCGGCGCCATCGAAGGACCGGACGGACCGATCAGCGGTGCCACGGTCGTCGCGACCTCGGGCCAGACGCGGGTCGAGACCGTGAGCCTGACCGAAGGGGAGACCGGAGGCTTCGTTCTGCGTGAGCTACCGACGCCAGGCACGTACGCGATCGAGGTCTCCGCCACGGGCTACGCGCCGGCGTCATTGACCGTGACGCTCACGGCAGGTCAGCAGTTCACGGGTGTGGACGTCGTGCTGGGGCCCGACCATGGCACGCTCGCCGGCACGGTGACGCTGGAGGGCGAGGGGGCAGGCGGGGTCCTCGTCACGGTCTCCGACGGCGCGACGACTCTGCAGACCGTGTCCCGGTCCACGGCACCGACGGGCGCGTGGGAGCTGGCGGGCGTCCCGCTGCCTGGTGACTACACCGTGACCTTCGCCCGCCAGGGCTTGGAATCGCGTGTGCTCTCGGTCAGTGTCGACGAGTTCGGGGTGGTGACCTCCCAGGCCAGCGCCACCTCGATCGATGTCGCGATGCGGTCGGCCACGGCCAGCCTGTCCGGGCTGGTGCGGCAGACACGGGGCGGTGCAGCGGCGCAGCCGGTGGGCAACGTCGTCGTCACGGTGAGCTCAGGCGCCGCCGACCGGGTAGTCACGACAGCGTCGGTGCCGGCAGCCGACGTCGGACGGTACCGGATCGAGAATCTTCCGCCCGGCACCTACACCGTGACCTTCGCCCGCAGCGGCACGCGGACCACCTCCGAGATCATCGAGCTGGATGCCGCTCAGCACCGCACGCTCGATCCGGTGCTCGTGGCGCCCGCCCGCATCGGGGGCACGGTGAGCACCAGTGCCGGACCGGTCGTGGACGGCAGCGTCATGCTCTTCCGGGCCAACGAATACGGGACCTCCGCCCCGCCGGTGGCTCAGACCAGGACCGATAGTGCCGGACGCTTCGTGATCGAGGACGTCGCGGCACCGGAGCATTACGTCGTGGAGGCGCGCACGTCCACCGGCAGCGTCGTCGGCACCTCGCCCCCGTTCACGCTCGAGGCCAGCGAAGACCGCACCGTCGACATCAGCGGCACCACCGAGTCCGGCGGAGGTACCTCATGA
- a CDS encoding carboxypeptidase-like regulatory domain-containing protein: MRIASVIDRAEIAPGSAGVIPLDVVNTSDVIDTLSVRTLGFPASVTTRSEPEALTLFPEAEGRLEVQLAFPDTFPAGRYHVTLVVQGRAAGSTEAFHDVEVTVPPRPEASISARPTLVRTRGRAIFEVTVENTGNTTLDLALRAIDTDRSLRTSIAPATLSIPIAGTAVTAVTARGPRQLLGTDQDRPFRVVAEAEGTSTDVTLTLRQRPVFGRGVITMLVLMAILAAWAVAMLVGMREVLGTDPPTRVAPASFFAASPEEGGSVDAAGGTGSAEGAGAADPATGAAPAGAVNKDGLLPVGVGATITGTVHGADDPAGVGRLNVEALRESADGLVLVSSAASQSDGTYTLSGLFPGEYLVRVSSPGYETAWHPSSTEESTATPVQASAQEVTDGVDLVVTGDPASIAGSVSTGDVDDIEVTVTATPTWAAEDLPPVEVQTDGEGRYELTGLVAPGTYDLTFTADGYQPTSITETVLGGQERLALDVALGTGAGTIAGTVTDGTGGTDGNAGLGGVDVSTTLDGEEIVVGTPTIGQVGSFVIAGLPTPGTYVLTVSKDGYGTESVVVDLGAGESNTGVNVALSGGAGTITGHVVDESGRGVGGVEVSAGGASTTTLTAGDVGAFVLPGVQGRATVTLTFAREGYVSASTPVDMTQAPPSGIEVTLAELYGTIQGQVTDSDGGVAGVHVEATDGSHVYRTTSTASGSAGRGSYLLPDLPPGSYTVSLVRDQVAVTTAIVDVEQGASAVQDLPLPEGS, encoded by the coding sequence ATGAGGATCGCCAGCGTCATCGATCGCGCCGAGATCGCCCCGGGCTCGGCCGGCGTGATTCCGCTCGATGTGGTCAACACCAGCGACGTCATCGACACGCTGAGCGTCCGCACGCTCGGCTTCCCCGCGAGCGTCACCACACGCAGTGAACCGGAGGCGCTCACTCTCTTTCCCGAGGCCGAAGGACGCCTCGAGGTCCAGCTTGCCTTTCCCGACACCTTTCCTGCGGGCCGTTACCACGTGACCTTGGTGGTCCAGGGGCGCGCCGCTGGCAGCACCGAGGCCTTCCACGACGTCGAGGTGACAGTGCCGCCCCGGCCGGAGGCGTCCATCTCCGCGAGGCCGACACTGGTGCGCACCCGCGGCCGGGCGATCTTCGAGGTCACGGTGGAGAACACCGGCAACACCACCCTCGACCTGGCGTTGCGGGCAATCGATACGGACAGGAGTCTGCGCACGTCCATCGCCCCCGCCACGCTCTCCATCCCGATCGCAGGCACAGCGGTCACAGCCGTCACAGCGCGCGGCCCGCGTCAGCTGCTCGGCACCGACCAGGACAGGCCGTTCCGCGTGGTGGCCGAGGCCGAGGGAACCTCGACCGACGTCACGCTCACATTGCGCCAACGCCCGGTGTTCGGCCGTGGCGTGATCACGATGTTGGTGCTGATGGCCATCCTGGCGGCGTGGGCGGTCGCCATGCTGGTGGGCATGCGCGAGGTGCTCGGCACCGACCCACCCACCCGGGTCGCACCCGCCTCGTTCTTCGCCGCGAGCCCTGAGGAGGGTGGCAGCGTTGACGCTGCCGGCGGTACCGGCAGTGCTGAGGGTGCAGGTGCTGCCGATCCAGCCACGGGCGCCGCGCCTGCTGGCGCCGTCAACAAGGACGGTCTCCTACCGGTCGGCGTCGGTGCCACGATCACCGGAACAGTGCACGGCGCCGACGACCCCGCGGGGGTCGGTCGCCTCAACGTCGAAGCACTCCGGGAGTCAGCCGACGGGTTGGTCCTGGTCTCCTCGGCTGCCAGCCAGTCCGACGGCACCTACACCTTGTCCGGCCTCTTCCCGGGTGAGTACCTGGTGCGCGTCTCCTCACCCGGGTACGAGACCGCGTGGCATCCCTCCAGCACCGAGGAATCAACCGCGACACCGGTCCAAGCTTCCGCGCAGGAGGTGACCGACGGGGTCGACCTCGTGGTGACCGGCGATCCGGCCTCGATCGCCGGGAGTGTCAGCACGGGCGACGTCGACGACATCGAGGTCACGGTGACGGCGACACCCACCTGGGCGGCGGAGGATCTCCCACCCGTCGAGGTCCAGACCGATGGCGAGGGCCGGTACGAACTCACCGGCCTCGTCGCACCCGGAACCTACGACCTGACCTTCACCGCGGACGGCTACCAGCCCACGAGCATCACCGAGACGGTCCTGGGCGGGCAGGAACGGCTCGCGCTCGACGTCGCCCTCGGCACCGGCGCGGGAACGATCGCCGGCACGGTCACCGACGGCACAGGTGGCACCGATGGCAATGCAGGACTCGGGGGCGTGGACGTGTCGACCACCCTCGACGGTGAGGAGATCGTCGTCGGCACTCCCACGATCGGCCAAGTCGGCTCGTTCGTGATTGCCGGCCTCCCGACCCCAGGAACCTATGTGCTGACCGTCAGCAAGGACGGCTACGGCACCGAGAGCGTCGTCGTCGACCTCGGTGCCGGTGAGTCGAACACCGGGGTGAACGTCGCTCTCTCCGGGGGCGCCGGAACGATCACCGGTCACGTCGTCGACGAGTCCGGCCGGGGCGTGGGTGGCGTGGAAGTCAGCGCGGGCGGTGCCTCGACCACCACGCTCACCGCAGGCGACGTCGGCGCGTTCGTCCTGCCAGGGGTGCAGGGCAGGGCCACGGTGACCTTGACGTTCGCCCGGGAAGGCTACGTCTCTGCCTCCACGCCGGTCGACATGACGCAAGCTCCGCCGTCGGGCATCGAGGTCACCCTCGCCGAGCTGTACGGAACGATCCAGGGGCAGGTGACCGACTCCGACGGGGGCGTCGCCGGTGTGCACGTGGAGGCCACCGACGGATCGCACGTGTATCGCACCACATCGACCGCCAGCGGCAGCGCAGGTAGAGGCTCCTACCTCCTGCCCGATCTGCCACCGGGCAGCTACACCGTCTCCCTGGTCCGCGACCAGGTGGCGGTGACCACGGCGATCGTGGACGTGGAGCAGGGAGCGTCGGCCGTCCAGGACCTTCCGCTGCCGGAGGGCAGCTGA
- a CDS encoding carboxypeptidase regulatory-like domain-containing protein, with protein MSQARRSGPQAPTVSIVPGAHAPASGVATVQVHARNIAPGSRHLRVGIIGLDDAWLPATVQVGAAADETVTVDLPITPTEGAVAGTYPFLVTVEARDTTATHSTGSTDGTDGTGERTLAEGTLRVDGASDLVLAVEPADSRGRRRKRVEVVVGNTGATPVEVGLSSTSDQALTVNLDSTRVHLGPAETIRMPARVGPRRIRLAGSRTRHSYEVTATGQAAPRHAQASFTSGALLSAGAMRVTAVLAVAAVWLAGLLVALPYVADRFTADEAPTVAATAGGEDPGVGSSGGGASEGDSSGGSSGGEGTDPADGGPNDDGEGDGGDEGLRVSGVITGAAPSDAAIEIVPTASLWPSAATTDAGPQPGAAPGKMVVPAAPAAPITPSGTAQRLTTFADGNGAWALAGLTAASRYLVTITKPGYSTQRVVMSGAELAATPLETDLQAGDGSMSGTVRGPGGPVGGAEITLTDGTTTITTRSATTGTVGSWQVEGLVTPSTYLVEASSPDLGTEAELIALPASGARTADLTLDAGVASVSGRVTGLNSLGQSSGLGGITVTATDGTTTRTATTLTGEGAGAFLLPRLPVGATYTVTISGEGYTTVTREVRLTADGVGGWTIPMTSSGGIVQGVVTDETGAGITAAGLTLTHGSDTAAVYKTMSASDGSGTFRFAGVDAGTYVLSAESFGHETGYAEVIVRPGGSVEVDLTLPTLVGDGLVATSSITGRVTDFTTGDRITCPVLADGEACQITAEVRVTDIDGRSHLLSTTVAPDAEYTLPPDSDTVTGLLPGRYVVTITAPGYEPGEVEVTVPMATEVQAETVALIPSPSLTGSVQARTGLLPDGVCVVARSVDESGTIENPCDPAEAECATTASRCTLVTDGTYRMDRLAAGRYEVSVTGLSDDYLVPDPELVTLIAGEVQRHDILLERLGIVSVTASRSDGSSRDRAEGAWIRAVRDGESGAEVVAEEQVPEEGFVQLTGLAPGNYTIAASEDQGGEVVASAEVTIGLNQEVQIQLVLASNESMVNASVRYQLEPATELPVADASIMITGVASYWNGVAIPGTWYVETDNDGNAVICADPDAGCEHTVPVLEDPWTIHIHAAGFDPVTLSNAPLSSLDRVILTPQAQEFTGSVTLAPDADGVVEGTRFEVLQAPPGVGDLSLQAGPEGSITFSDTDAPESGQIRPGSYTIRATLDGYASSTEEFDVPLTITGPPPEPTWELLEDARVRVVAADEDTGAQVPGAVMTLRDPDGDLELERTAGPSQRVVDFGTLPAGDYEVDVRIAGYEHLFAREITVEPGRTDPITVDVDRLGTITGEIVTVLEDGWTQDLPGADVTITPGDADDPEFTTSSAEDGGFAVTGTVELEGLVDGEWNVSAEAEHHADADAQVVLDDGVQQQGGEPITTVTLGLEPDPASLFVAVTNGTNPVEESLDVVLMLSTPNGFRSVTPCQEGTTGCDTADGTFHFDDLLPTSYTLFVSGSGYLPVSTPVTLEAGQPQQLQVPITAPTGSIQGQVLRTLPDGSTRPVDGAQEGLSVMLRSDGVDDRRVSVSADGTYLADDINAGVHQVVVQEGSGTDATDVTPVRTVSVLAGQSLALDLTIPLITRPVQLTLNSTNETDLTGALVTLTGTVEGEGEELTFGPQPVTRSGDHTYAVTFQQVPVGTWTATVAGPAGHYGTHTSGDIEVAGGDGGDGAVTATMDIAETELRLQVAPVTGPLTPPSRVTVTASPDGTDGETVTTTLITGAGDTVIYLPAVGWNLEAAIEEDSDWEATIDPVAIDGGVASELARVSLVAPEIATTTTLDLSSTEAVIGAEVTATVTVSAEDDTTMHPPSGTATLSWQGPGEGSWTELDTVHLTAGTGQITIDTSTWTAGEYQLQATATLPEGWAPEPPGTAVLTLTEPEDDSAGEGDPEGGGDPGSGDSSGG; from the coding sequence ATGAGCCAGGCACGCCGTAGCGGGCCACAGGCGCCCACAGTCTCGATCGTTCCCGGCGCGCACGCGCCAGCCTCCGGGGTGGCGACCGTGCAGGTCCATGCTCGCAATATCGCACCCGGTTCCCGGCATCTGCGCGTGGGCATCATCGGACTCGACGACGCCTGGCTGCCGGCGACCGTTCAGGTCGGGGCAGCGGCGGATGAGACCGTCACCGTCGATCTTCCGATCACTCCGACGGAGGGTGCCGTCGCAGGCACCTATCCGTTCCTGGTGACCGTCGAGGCCAGAGACACCACAGCCACCCACAGCACAGGCAGCACGGACGGCACAGATGGCACAGGTGAACGCACTCTCGCCGAGGGCACCCTCCGCGTCGACGGGGCGAGCGATCTGGTGCTGGCGGTCGAGCCCGCCGACAGCCGGGGCCGCCGACGCAAGCGGGTCGAGGTGGTGGTGGGCAACACCGGTGCCACACCGGTGGAGGTCGGTCTGAGCAGCACCAGCGATCAGGCGCTCACCGTCAACTTGGACTCCACGCGGGTGCACCTGGGTCCGGCCGAGACCATTCGGATGCCGGCACGGGTGGGGCCACGCAGGATCCGCCTGGCCGGTTCCCGCACGCGCCACTCCTACGAGGTGACGGCGACGGGGCAAGCGGCTCCTCGTCACGCGCAGGCGAGCTTCACCTCGGGCGCGCTGCTCAGTGCCGGCGCCATGCGGGTGACGGCGGTCCTTGCCGTGGCCGCGGTGTGGCTGGCCGGGCTGCTCGTCGCCCTCCCTTACGTCGCGGACCGTTTCACCGCCGACGAGGCCCCCACGGTGGCGGCGACGGCCGGCGGCGAAGATCCGGGGGTGGGATCCTCCGGAGGTGGCGCATCCGAGGGTGACTCCTCCGGAGGGTCGTCCGGTGGTGAAGGGACAGACCCGGCCGACGGCGGCCCGAACGACGATGGCGAGGGCGACGGCGGCGACGAGGGCCTGCGGGTCTCAGGCGTCATCACCGGCGCGGCACCTAGCGACGCCGCCATCGAGATCGTTCCGACCGCCAGCCTGTGGCCCTCGGCGGCCACCACGGACGCCGGACCGCAGCCCGGGGCGGCTCCGGGCAAGATGGTGGTACCGGCAGCGCCAGCGGCGCCCATCACACCGTCGGGAACGGCGCAGCGACTCACCACATTCGCCGATGGGAACGGCGCCTGGGCCCTGGCCGGCCTCACGGCGGCTTCGCGGTACCTGGTGACGATCACCAAACCTGGCTACAGCACGCAACGCGTGGTCATGTCCGGTGCCGAGCTTGCCGCCACACCGCTGGAGACCGACCTGCAGGCGGGCGACGGTTCGATGTCCGGAACCGTGCGGGGACCGGGCGGCCCGGTCGGCGGGGCCGAGATCACCCTGACCGACGGCACCACGACCATCACGACCCGGTCAGCCACCACGGGCACCGTCGGCAGCTGGCAGGTCGAAGGCCTCGTGACGCCCAGCACCTACCTGGTCGAGGCATCCTCGCCCGATCTGGGGACCGAGGCAGAACTCATCGCGTTGCCGGCATCTGGCGCACGGACCGCCGACCTCACGCTCGACGCCGGGGTCGCTTCGGTCAGCGGACGTGTCACTGGGCTGAACAGCCTCGGCCAGAGCAGCGGACTGGGCGGCATCACCGTGACCGCGACCGACGGCACCACCACCCGGACCGCCACGACCCTGACGGGGGAGGGCGCAGGAGCGTTCCTGCTGCCGAGACTGCCGGTCGGGGCCACCTACACCGTGACGATCTCCGGGGAGGGGTACACCACCGTCACGCGAGAGGTGCGACTGACCGCCGACGGCGTGGGTGGGTGGACGATCCCGATGACCTCCTCTGGCGGCATCGTCCAGGGGGTGGTGACCGACGAGACCGGCGCCGGGATCACCGCAGCGGGGCTGACACTGACCCATGGCTCGGACACGGCCGCGGTCTACAAGACGATGTCAGCCTCCGACGGTTCGGGCACATTCCGGTTCGCCGGTGTCGATGCCGGCACCTACGTGCTCTCTGCCGAGTCATTCGGGCACGAGACCGGCTACGCCGAGGTCATCGTTCGGCCGGGTGGGTCGGTCGAGGTCGACCTGACACTGCCCACCCTGGTCGGTGACGGTCTCGTCGCGACCTCCTCGATCACCGGCCGGGTCACCGACTTCACCACCGGCGACAGGATCACCTGCCCGGTGCTGGCGGATGGCGAGGCGTGTCAGATCACGGCCGAGGTGAGGGTGACCGACATCGACGGCCGGAGCCACCTGCTCTCCACGACGGTGGCGCCCGACGCCGAGTACACGCTGCCACCGGACAGCGACACGGTGACGGGCCTGCTTCCGGGTCGATACGTCGTCACGATCACGGCCCCGGGATACGAGCCGGGCGAGGTGGAGGTGACGGTCCCGATGGCCACCGAGGTCCAGGCCGAGACCGTGGCCCTGATCCCGTCACCCTCCCTGACCGGATCGGTGCAGGCTCGGACGGGCCTCCTGCCCGACGGGGTATGCGTGGTTGCGCGCTCGGTGGACGAATCCGGGACGATCGAGAACCCCTGCGACCCAGCCGAGGCCGAGTGCGCGACCACCGCCTCGCGGTGCACCCTGGTCACTGACGGCACCTACCGCATGGACCGGCTCGCGGCGGGGCGCTACGAGGTCTCGGTGACCGGGCTCTCCGATGACTACCTGGTGCCGGATCCGGAGTTGGTCACGCTGATCGCCGGGGAGGTTCAGCGGCACGACATCCTCCTCGAACGGCTCGGCATCGTCTCCGTGACGGCGTCCCGCTCGGACGGTTCCTCCCGAGACCGGGCCGAGGGCGCATGGATTCGCGCAGTACGGGACGGAGAGAGCGGGGCGGAGGTGGTCGCCGAGGAGCAGGTCCCTGAGGAAGGCTTCGTCCAGCTCACCGGCCTGGCGCCCGGCAACTACACCATCGCCGCATCGGAGGACCAAGGAGGTGAGGTGGTCGCGAGTGCCGAGGTGACCATCGGCCTGAACCAGGAGGTCCAGATCCAGCTCGTCCTCGCCTCGAACGAGAGCATGGTGAATGCCTCAGTGAGGTACCAGCTCGAGCCAGCAACCGAACTGCCCGTGGCCGACGCCAGCATCATGATCACCGGGGTGGCGTCCTACTGGAACGGTGTGGCGATCCCGGGCACGTGGTACGTGGAAACCGACAACGACGGCAACGCGGTGATCTGTGCCGATCCCGACGCCGGGTGCGAGCACACGGTCCCGGTGCTCGAGGACCCCTGGACGATCCACATCCATGCCGCCGGATTCGACCCTGTGACGCTGAGCAATGCACCGCTCAGTTCGCTGGATCGCGTGATCCTCACCCCGCAGGCGCAGGAGTTCACCGGTTCGGTCACCCTCGCCCCGGACGCCGACGGCGTGGTCGAGGGTACGCGCTTCGAGGTGCTGCAGGCCCCACCCGGAGTAGGAGACCTCTCGCTACAGGCCGGACCGGAGGGCAGCATCACCTTCTCCGACACGGACGCCCCGGAATCGGGTCAGATCCGCCCAGGCAGCTACACGATCCGCGCCACTCTGGACGGATACGCCTCCTCGACGGAGGAGTTCGACGTGCCGTTGACCATCACCGGGCCGCCTCCGGAGCCGACGTGGGAGCTGCTGGAGGATGCACGGGTCCGGGTGGTGGCGGCAGACGAGGACACCGGAGCGCAGGTCCCTGGTGCGGTGATGACGTTGCGCGACCCGGACGGCGATCTCGAACTCGAGCGCACCGCAGGACCGAGCCAGCGCGTGGTCGACTTCGGCACCCTGCCAGCCGGTGACTACGAGGTGGACGTCAGGATCGCCGGCTACGAGCACCTCTTCGCCCGCGAGATCACCGTCGAGCCCGGGCGCACGGACCCCATCACGGTCGACGTCGATCGACTGGGCACGATCACCGGTGAGATCGTCACCGTGCTCGAAGATGGCTGGACTCAGGACCTCCCCGGAGCCGACGTCACCATCACCCCCGGTGACGCTGACGATCCAGAGTTCACGACCTCCTCCGCCGAGGACGGCGGCTTCGCTGTGACGGGCACCGTCGAGCTGGAAGGACTGGTCGACGGGGAATGGAACGTGTCGGCCGAGGCTGAGCACCACGCGGACGCCGACGCTCAGGTCGTGCTCGACGACGGCGTCCAGCAGCAGGGTGGCGAACCCATCACCACGGTCACGCTCGGTCTGGAGCCCGACCCTGCGAGCCTGTTCGTGGCCGTCACCAACGGCACGAACCCGGTGGAGGAGTCGCTCGACGTCGTGCTCATGCTCTCCACCCCCAACGGCTTCCGGTCGGTCACCCCGTGCCAGGAGGGAACCACCGGTTGTGACACCGCGGATGGCACCTTCCACTTCGATGATCTGCTGCCGACCAGCTACACCCTCTTCGTGAGCGGGTCCGGCTACCTGCCGGTGAGCACGCCCGTCACGCTGGAGGCCGGCCAGCCGCAGCAGCTCCAGGTCCCGATCACCGCTCCCACGGGCTCAATCCAGGGGCAGGTCCTGCGCACCCTGCCCGACGGCTCCACCCGGCCGGTCGACGGAGCGCAGGAGGGGTTGTCGGTGATGCTGAGGAGCGATGGCGTCGACGACCGGCGCGTCAGCGTCAGCGCTGACGGCACCTACCTGGCCGATGACATCAATGCCGGTGTCCATCAGGTCGTGGTTCAGGAGGGTTCCGGGACCGACGCGACTGATGTGACGCCCGTCAGAACCGTCAGCGTGCTCGCCGGGCAGAGCCTTGCCCTGGACCTGACGATCCCGCTGATCACCCGGCCCGTCCAGCTCACGCTGAACTCGACCAACGAGACCGACCTGACCGGTGCCCTGGTGACCCTCACCGGCACGGTCGAGGGCGAGGGCGAGGAGCTCACCTTCGGCCCGCAGCCGGTGACCCGCAGCGGCGACCACACCTACGCCGTCACCTTCCAGCAGGTGCCGGTAGGCACGTGGACGGCCACCGTGGCCGGCCCGGCCGGCCACTACGGCACCCATACCAGCGGCGACATCGAGGTAGCTGGCGGCGACGGGGGTGATGGCGCTGTCACGGCCACGATGGACATCGCCGAGACCGAGCTGCGGCTGCAGGTCGCCCCGGTCACCGGGCCGCTGACCCCACCCTCGCGCGTCACGGTCACCGCGAGTCCTGACGGTACTGACGGCGAGACGGTCACCACCACACTGATCACCGGAGCCGGAGACACCGTGATCTATCTGCCCGCCGTCGGCTGGAACCTGGAGGCCGCGATCGAGGAGGATTCCGACTGGGAGGCGACGATCGACCCGGTCGCCATCGACGGCGGCGTCGCCAGCGAGCTCGCCCGGGTGAGCCTGGTCGCCCCCGAGATCGCGACGACGACCACGTTGGACCTTTCGTCAACGGAAGCCGTCATCGGAGCTGAGGTGACCGCCACGGTCACAGTGTCTGCGGAGGACGACACGACCATGCACCCGCCGAGCGGCACAGCCACGCTGAGCTGGCAGGGTCCGGGCGAGGGCAGCTGGACGGAGCTGGACACCGTGCACCTGACCGCTGGTACCGGACAGATCACGATCGACACCTCCACCTGGACTGCGGGCGAGTACCAGCTGCAGGCAACCGCGACACTGCCGGAGGGCTGGGCCCCCGAGCCGCCCGGCACCGCCGTGCTGACGCTCACCGAACCGGAGGACGACTCCGCAGGTGAGGGTGATCCGGAGGGCGGAGGCGACCCCGGCAGCGGTGACAGCTCCGGGGGGTGA